In a genomic window of Pseudodesulfovibrio sp. S3:
- a CDS encoding phage protein: MRISGKSFDTTIGDLLVHVEKISLEITDNSGVAKTKGVPDGYVIGDVEASGEIELDITNFNLISEQAKAAGSWRALPTCDIHTYAKTDKEELKVEAFGCKLKLSSLLDEDSKGGEKSVKKVTFEVTSPDFIHINGVPYLDAEEIKNLI; this comes from the coding sequence ATGAGAATATCCGGTAAATCCTTCGACACCACCATCGGCGACCTGCTGGTGCATGTGGAAAAAATCTCCCTGGAGATCACGGACAACAGCGGAGTCGCCAAGACCAAAGGCGTCCCCGACGGGTATGTCATCGGCGATGTGGAGGCCTCCGGCGAGATCGAGCTGGACATCACCAATTTCAACCTGATTTCCGAACAGGCCAAGGCAGCCGGTTCCTGGCGCGCCCTACCTACCTGTGACATCCACACCTACGCCAAGACCGACAAGGAGGAGCTCAAGGTGGAGGCATTCGGCTGCAAGCTGAAGCTGTCCAGCCTGTTGGATGAAGACTCCAAGGGTGGGGAAAAGAGCGTCAAAAAGGTCACCTTCGAAGTCACCAGCCCCGACTTCATCCACATCAACGGCGTCCCGTATCTGGATGCCGAAGAAATCAAGAACCTGATCTAG
- the gpM gene encoding phage terminase small subunit translates to MSLMKRHQQKHQKGTAPSVVGTPDGAKASMGQDQLSNLLDSALGEDLKALSGIKSREAKDQHKREALIPKYLEYVHRLMDKGWAHDLLPYYMVWSFDVASVELALEIGFYCIDSGIGMPSDMYKSDVKTVMARSVETWAGNQMDNGHSVEPYFSTLFDAMTGANGKDAWDITDKLSRKLYKRKGLLEDEAGNLEAAQEYLQKAYDLGESVKTKLAEVTKQLEAAKAEEATAAEDSDK, encoded by the coding sequence ATGAGTTTGATGAAGAGACACCAGCAGAAACACCAAAAAGGCACAGCCCCATCTGTGGTCGGCACCCCCGACGGCGCAAAGGCCTCCATGGGACAGGATCAGCTTTCGAATCTGCTCGACTCCGCCCTGGGCGAGGATCTGAAGGCCCTGTCCGGCATCAAATCCCGCGAGGCCAAAGACCAGCATAAACGGGAAGCTCTCATTCCCAAGTACCTCGAATATGTACACCGCCTCATGGACAAGGGGTGGGCACACGACCTGCTGCCCTACTACATGGTCTGGTCCTTTGATGTCGCCAGCGTGGAACTGGCCCTGGAGATCGGCTTTTACTGCATCGACAGCGGCATCGGCATGCCCTCGGACATGTACAAGAGCGACGTCAAGACCGTCATGGCCCGATCCGTGGAAACATGGGCCGGAAACCAGATGGATAACGGCCATTCCGTGGAGCCGTATTTCTCCACCCTGTTCGACGCCATGACCGGCGCGAACGGTAAAGACGCATGGGACATCACGGACAAGCTTTCCCGCAAACTCTACAAAAGAAAGGGCCTGCTCGAAGACGAGGCAGGCAACCTCGAAGCCGCGCAGGAATACCTGCAGAAGGCCTATGACCTGGGCGAATCAGTCAAAACCAAATTGGCCGAGGTCACCAAACAACTTGAAGCTGCCAAAGCTGAAGAGGCCACGGCAGCCGAAGACTCCGACAAGTAG
- a CDS encoding phage major capsid protein, P2 family: protein MKFATRQTFGAFLVQLAQNYGVENVHTQFSVTPELEQRFQDKIVEKEDFLRKINVVGVEELAGKNVLGSANSPASGRTDTSDGNTERQPRNILGLEEWAYQLYKTDSDVYIEYGTLDAWAKKIPNLGELYTAYVQQQIANDRVMIGWHGVEAAANTDIKTHPLLQDVNKGWFQYMREKLAGNLLTGGATPGEIRIGPGGDYENLDDAAHDLRQGIPTYLRKDLVVLVGEELIGTRTGTFYKKWGNTPSEKSGVDQALSLIGGMPWETPSFIPDRAMVVTSYKNLSIYHQSGSWRRHLKDKPEKDRWEDFNSRNEGYVVEEPRAFTGMEFKDDNVKMPNATGDGWQ, encoded by the coding sequence ATGAAGTTTGCAACCAGACAGACATTCGGTGCATTCCTTGTTCAGCTCGCGCAGAACTACGGGGTGGAAAACGTCCATACCCAGTTCAGCGTCACCCCCGAACTGGAGCAACGGTTCCAGGACAAGATTGTCGAGAAGGAAGACTTTCTCCGAAAAATCAACGTGGTCGGTGTCGAAGAACTGGCCGGAAAGAATGTACTCGGCTCTGCCAACAGCCCCGCCTCCGGGCGCACCGACACCTCGGACGGCAACACTGAACGCCAACCTCGTAACATTCTCGGCCTCGAAGAATGGGCATATCAGCTCTATAAGACCGATTCCGATGTGTACATCGAATACGGAACCCTCGACGCATGGGCCAAGAAAATCCCCAACCTCGGGGAATTGTACACCGCGTACGTCCAGCAACAGATCGCCAATGACCGGGTAATGATCGGCTGGCATGGTGTAGAGGCTGCGGCGAACACCGACATTAAAACGCACCCGCTCCTCCAGGACGTCAACAAAGGCTGGTTCCAATACATGCGTGAAAAGCTGGCTGGCAACCTCCTGACCGGAGGCGCGACTCCCGGTGAAATCCGCATCGGTCCCGGCGGCGACTACGAGAATCTTGACGATGCCGCCCACGACCTCCGCCAGGGTATCCCCACCTACCTGCGCAAGGACTTGGTTGTCCTGGTCGGTGAAGAACTGATCGGCACCCGCACCGGCACTTTTTACAAGAAATGGGGCAACACCCCCTCCGAAAAATCCGGCGTTGACCAGGCGTTGAGCTTGATCGGCGGCATGCCTTGGGAAACTCCGAGTTTCATCCCGGATCGAGCCATGGTCGTCACCAGCTACAAAAACCTTTCCATTTACCACCAATCCGGGTCCTGGCGACGTCACCTCAAGGACAAGCCTGAAAAGGACCGCTGGGAAGACTTCAACTCCCGCAATGAAGGCTACGTGGTCGAAGAACCTCGCGCCTTCACGGGCATGGAGTTCAAAGACGACAACGTCAAAATGCCGAACGCCACTGGTGACGGTTGGCAATAG
- a CDS encoding TraR/DksA family transcriptional regulator, giving the protein MADFCDIGSDMERLARDTAIANAGMKHTDAPSRETCAECGHVIPEARRQAIPGVTLCVKCQTGSEEACPK; this is encoded by the coding sequence ATGGCAGATTTTTGCGACATCGGCAGCGACATGGAACGGTTGGCGCGGGACACCGCCATTGCCAACGCCGGAATGAAACACACCGACGCGCCCAGCCGGGAGACGTGCGCCGAATGCGGCCACGTCATCCCGGAGGCGCGCCGCCAAGCAATCCCCGGCGTAACGCTTTGTGTAAAGTGCCAAACCGGATCGGAGGAAGCATGCCCGAAGTAG
- a CDS encoding phage tail protein, whose amino-acid sequence MRLLQALTQALKKAGASGNHIHSFADQGVIVPTGRDLGHGLEVGRFKYDAVIQVEGYRDDGMLFVAFVTAWLQVHDPKREALGLADPEIDISLNDDRTADIELSIDFEESLEIVPDEDGPIHYNGQRWRVADVPIDVAEELDDMEGRADVEE is encoded by the coding sequence ATGAGGCTGTTGCAAGCTTTGACCCAAGCCCTGAAGAAGGCCGGAGCCTCCGGTAACCACATCCATTCATTTGCTGACCAGGGCGTCATCGTCCCCACCGGACGCGACCTGGGGCATGGTCTGGAAGTCGGGCGGTTCAAGTATGACGCGGTTATCCAGGTCGAAGGCTACCGGGACGACGGCATGCTGTTCGTGGCGTTCGTCACGGCCTGGCTGCAGGTGCATGATCCGAAGCGCGAAGCCCTCGGCCTGGCAGACCCCGAAATAGACATTTCCCTCAACGATGACCGTACTGCGGACATTGAACTCTCCATCGACTTTGAAGAGTCGCTGGAGATCGTGCCGGATGAAGACGGCCCCATCCACTACAACGGCCAGCGATGGCGTGTCGCGGACGTCCCCATCGATGTTGCCGAGGAACTGGACGACATGGAGGGGCGTGCCGATGTCGAAGAATAG
- a CDS encoding DUF2586 domain-containing protein, producing MALGKVQVNKLNLLQGDIADVERYFLFIGRGAGTNEGKLLNVNNDTDLDVTLGSAASNLKTQLAAAMVNAGQNWNAAVYPLDGVQTWATAVDYAMEHMNCEAIVITDAVTKSSEIESMQVKAEEIMGQYMRPMIFIPTCKTIDPETESWSDFTTSRNALLNELACDQINPVATIWEDDQGAYAGRLCNSSVTVADTPMRVITGAVVGIRSDKPVDKDDVEISMSTLTALDTERWSVPQWYPDYPGVYFGDGNVLDVPGGDYQVIENLRVVHKAMRKVYPLAIAKIGDRKLNSTPASISYHESYFMRPLREMSKSVAILGVTFPGEIEPPKEGDIVISWTTKTAVEIYMTVRPYNCPKAITCNILLDLTNYAE from the coding sequence ATGGCACTGGGCAAGGTACAAGTCAACAAACTCAACCTCCTGCAGGGGGATATCGCCGATGTCGAGCGATACTTCCTGTTCATTGGCCGAGGAGCCGGGACCAATGAGGGCAAGCTGCTGAACGTGAACAACGACACGGATCTGGATGTCACCCTCGGCTCGGCAGCCAGCAACCTGAAAACGCAGCTCGCCGCTGCCATGGTCAACGCTGGACAGAACTGGAACGCCGCCGTGTATCCCCTGGACGGGGTTCAGACCTGGGCCACCGCCGTGGACTACGCCATGGAACACATGAATTGCGAGGCCATCGTCATCACCGATGCGGTGACCAAGTCCTCGGAGATCGAATCCATGCAGGTCAAGGCTGAAGAAATCATGGGTCAATACATGCGCCCGATGATCTTTATCCCCACATGCAAGACTATCGACCCGGAAACCGAATCCTGGTCCGACTTCACAACCAGCCGCAACGCCCTGCTGAACGAGCTGGCCTGCGACCAGATCAACCCGGTCGCCACCATCTGGGAAGATGACCAGGGCGCATACGCCGGACGACTCTGTAATTCCTCCGTGACCGTTGCCGACACACCCATGCGCGTCATCACCGGCGCGGTTGTGGGCATCCGCTCCGACAAGCCCGTGGATAAAGACGACGTGGAGATATCCATGTCCACCCTGACGGCACTGGACACCGAACGCTGGTCGGTTCCGCAATGGTATCCGGATTATCCTGGCGTGTACTTCGGCGACGGCAATGTCCTGGACGTCCCCGGCGGCGACTACCAGGTCATTGAAAATCTGCGCGTCGTCCACAAGGCCATGCGCAAGGTATACCCCCTGGCCATCGCCAAGATCGGCGACCGCAAGCTGAACTCCACCCCCGCGTCCATCTCCTACCATGAGAGCTACTTCATGCGGCCTCTGCGTGAGATGAGCAAATCAGTTGCCATCCTGGGCGTGACCTTCCCCGGCGAGATCGAACCGCCCAAGGAAGGCGACATCGTCATTTCCTGGACCACCAAGACAGCGGTGGAAATCTACATGACCGTGCGCCCCTACAACTGCCCCAAGGCCATCACCTGCAACATCCTGTTGGACCTGACCAACTACGCTGAATAG
- a CDS encoding head completion/stabilization protein: protein MSFSGNATQESTTIVTNDGWWPNLSIAKFQESYRMPMEYPEGMLVDGLVLAMAWANKELAAWRSASDSETFEAVHNSKLNGESLLLVYYRKAVFCHAKAFLLQQYPTIDRREAASNEAKESAETEGKFLEYAQQAIADFLGVGRVTVELI, encoded by the coding sequence ATGAGTTTTTCCGGCAACGCCACCCAAGAATCGACCACCATCGTTACCAACGATGGATGGTGGCCTAACCTTTCCATTGCCAAATTCCAGGAAAGCTACCGGATGCCCATGGAATACCCTGAAGGCATGCTTGTTGATGGCCTTGTCCTGGCTATGGCCTGGGCAAACAAGGAACTTGCTGCATGGCGGTCGGCCAGTGACAGCGAAACCTTTGAGGCCGTTCACAACTCCAAGCTGAACGGCGAATCCCTGCTCCTTGTCTATTATCGCAAGGCGGTATTCTGCCACGCAAAAGCCTTTCTGTTGCAGCAGTATCCCACCATCGACCGGCGCGAGGCCGCAAGCAACGAAGCCAAGGAAAGCGCGGAAACCGAAGGCAAGTTCCTGGAATATGCACAGCAGGCCATCGCCGATTTCCTCGGCGTGGGCCGGGTGACAGTGGAGTTGATATGA
- a CDS encoding virion morphogenesis protein produces MSKNSPVLKLNTDPDGRLRLREQLALVALPRRTRRNITMRMGREIIKEAKTNIRQQRTTYGRSMEGRKDTRKRRKLLRGFGRGLKPFMRGSDRVDVTWSNSMTAQLADRHQNGIAEQWTASKARKVYGVPDYSKPATREQAKALKAEGYKLRVKKSRGKGHTLRRVPIKWITENLSRGQAGAILRQMRDGKKRGKQSWEVKPAARPFLGPKPGTEEKFLNDLARQTMAEIGNR; encoded by the coding sequence ATGTCGAAGAATAGCCCCGTCCTGAAGCTGAACACAGATCCAGACGGGCGGCTCCGCCTTCGTGAGCAACTGGCCCTTGTTGCCCTGCCACGCCGGACACGCCGCAATATCACCATGCGGATGGGCCGCGAAATCATCAAAGAAGCCAAGACCAACATACGTCAGCAGCGGACCACCTATGGTCGCTCCATGGAGGGGCGCAAGGACACGCGCAAAAGACGGAAGCTCTTGCGTGGGTTCGGGCGCGGCCTGAAGCCGTTCATGCGCGGGTCCGATCGCGTGGACGTGACCTGGAGCAACTCCATGACGGCGCAACTGGCTGACCGGCACCAAAACGGCATCGCGGAACAATGGACAGCCTCCAAAGCGCGGAAGGTATATGGGGTCCCGGATTATTCAAAACCCGCGACCAGGGAACAGGCAAAGGCACTGAAAGCGGAAGGCTACAAGCTTCGCGTCAAGAAATCGCGCGGCAAGGGCCACACCCTACGTCGGGTGCCGATCAAATGGATCACGGAAAACCTGTCGCGCGGCCAGGCCGGGGCCATCCTCCGGCAGATGCGCGACGGCAAAAAGCGCGGCAAGCAAAGTTGGGAAGTCAAGCCCGCTGCCCGTCCGTTCCTCGGGCCAAAGCCCGGAACCGAAGAAAAATTTCTGAACGACCTCGCCAGACAAACCATGGCTGAGATCGGCAACCGTTAA
- a CDS encoding putative phage tail assembly chaperone, producing MKKNITLTINGDDIRFEVDNDDYNKFVNEMQPTSKVAPAQNFLMRTVVADDKDALKKLLELPGAGIDIVGNLVQEYTPALSITVGKSSVPPSE from the coding sequence ATGAAGAAAAACATCACCCTGACCATCAACGGCGACGATATCCGCTTTGAAGTGGACAATGACGACTACAATAAGTTCGTCAACGAAATGCAGCCGACCAGCAAGGTTGCCCCGGCACAAAATTTCCTCATGCGTACCGTTGTCGCCGACGACAAGGACGCGCTGAAGAAGCTGCTGGAACTCCCCGGAGCTGGCATTGATATCGTCGGCAACCTTGTTCAGGAATACACCCCCGCCCTGTCCATCACCGTGGGAAAGTCGAGCGTGCCGCCGAGCGAATAA
- a CDS encoding GPO family capsid scaffolding protein, which translates to MPNTFTTGWKKIGQSGPTMDGREIEGQWLLDAAETYNLDTYTALIWVDHFRFYGNFGKVVALKTEEKDGIVSLYARLQPNEWLLSRNKDKQKLFTSMELTPDFAKSGKCYLAGLAVTDIPASLGTSELHFSHRKQNPGDLFVDGVELGDLQEGQSESEAPSWFTNAMRKFGFNSPHNQGATPEPEEDTMNEQQFNQLMGKFDDQDKRLASLEQKFAAQPPVEEPGTDKGAPSDEGKQDFAADISAAMKPFNDKLDALKTDFAAKVDDLTKRFEQVNPGTQTPETAQPATPGADYL; encoded by the coding sequence ATGCCGAACACATTTACTACCGGTTGGAAAAAGATAGGGCAGTCCGGTCCCACCATGGACGGACGGGAGATCGAAGGCCAATGGCTGCTGGACGCCGCCGAAACCTACAATCTCGATACGTACACCGCCTTGATTTGGGTGGACCATTTTCGCTTCTACGGCAACTTCGGCAAAGTCGTTGCCCTGAAGACCGAAGAAAAAGACGGCATCGTCAGCTTGTACGCCAGGCTCCAGCCCAATGAATGGCTGTTATCCCGGAACAAGGACAAGCAAAAGCTGTTCACCTCCATGGAGCTGACCCCCGACTTTGCCAAGTCCGGCAAGTGTTACCTGGCCGGCCTGGCCGTGACGGACATCCCGGCCAGTCTCGGCACCTCGGAACTCCATTTTTCCCACCGCAAGCAGAACCCCGGCGACCTTTTCGTTGACGGCGTCGAACTCGGCGACCTGCAGGAAGGCCAATCGGAATCCGAAGCCCCGTCATGGTTCACCAACGCCATGCGGAAATTCGGCTTCAATTCTCCCCACAACCAGGGGGCAACCCCCGAACCTGAAGAGGACACCATGAACGAACAGCAGTTCAATCAGCTCATGGGCAAGTTCGACGACCAGGACAAGCGACTCGCCTCGCTTGAACAGAAGTTCGCCGCACAGCCGCCCGTTGAGGAACCCGGCACCGACAAAGGCGCGCCTTCCGACGAGGGCAAGCAGGACTTCGCCGCCGATATCTCGGCAGCCATGAAGCCTTTCAACGACAAGCTGGACGCCCTCAAGACCGACTTCGCCGCCAAGGTCGATGATTTGACCAAACGCTTTGAACAGGTCAACCCCGGCACCCAGACCCCGGAAACAGCACAGCCCGCCACCCCCGGCGCAGACTACCTGTAG
- a CDS encoding transglycosylase SLT domain-containing protein, which translates to MPEVAGLSFLIDLVYTLTSALLLFYGLRFLDKRSGRPWKGTMATIRQDPLASALYHGLRILALCLFAGLLMGCAPAHAGGIPDRYDSDIQEAVHRWWPRGEESRWEWWKAQLYQESQLNPEAVSPVGARGLAQFMPGTWDDVCRQLGYGRVSPHLVKQAVNAGAYYMVRLRNAWTSPRPEIDRWDLARASYNAGFGNILKAQGLAGGASRYADIIAALPSVTGRHAQETIIYNQRIHRWYGEITCSR; encoded by the coding sequence ATGCCCGAAGTAGCCGGACTCTCGTTTCTCATCGACCTCGTCTATACCCTCACCTCCGCGCTGTTGCTGTTCTACGGACTACGCTTCCTGGACAAACGCAGCGGACGCCCTTGGAAAGGCACCATGGCAACCATCCGGCAGGATCCCCTGGCAAGTGCGCTCTATCACGGCTTGCGCATCCTGGCCCTTTGCCTCTTCGCCGGTCTGCTCATGGGGTGCGCCCCGGCGCATGCAGGCGGTATCCCCGACCGTTACGACAGCGACATCCAGGAAGCTGTCCACCGCTGGTGGCCACGCGGTGAAGAATCCCGATGGGAGTGGTGGAAGGCGCAGTTGTACCAGGAAAGCCAGCTCAATCCCGAAGCGGTATCGCCTGTCGGAGCGCGAGGCTTGGCCCAATTCATGCCAGGAACATGGGACGACGTTTGCCGCCAACTCGGATATGGGCGCGTCTCGCCCCACCTTGTGAAACAAGCGGTCAATGCCGGGGCCTACTACATGGTCAGACTTCGCAACGCATGGACCTCGCCCCGGCCAGAGATTGACCGATGGGACTTGGCCAGGGCGTCCTACAATGCCGGATTCGGCAACATCCTTAAGGCTCAGGGATTGGCCGGTGGCGCATCAAGGTACGCTGACATCATCGCGGCCTTGCCGTCCGTGACCGGCAGGCATGCCCAGGAAACCATCATCTACAACCAGCGCATCCACCGCTGGTATGGAGAAATCACATGCTCTCGTTGA